A stretch of DNA from Mycobacterium senriense:
ACCGCCCCCTCCTCCGCCGCCGGAGGGCGGGGGCGCCACGGCCGCGTCGAACGGGCCGGCCGATCCGCAGACCGAGGACGAACCCGCCGTGCCGCCGCTTCCCCCCGGAGCGCCCGACGGGGTGGTGGGGGTCGCCCCGCACGCGACCATCATCTCGATCCGGCAGTCGTCACGAGCCTTCGAGCCGGTCAACCCGCCGCCGGGGGATCCCTACTCCGATGAGAAGGTCAAGGCCGGGACGCTGAATTCGGTTGCGCGAGCGGTGGTTCACGCTGCGAACATGGGGGCGAAGGTGATCAACATCTCGGTCACCTCGTGCCTGCCGGCTTCGTCGCCGGCCGATCAGCGAGCGCTGGGGGCGGCCCTGTGGTACGCGTCCACCGCGAAGGACGCGGTGATCGTCGCGGCCGCGGGCAACGATGGCGAGGCCGGTTGTAACAACAACCCGACGTATGACCCGCTGGACCCGTCGGATCCCCGGGACTGGCATCAGGTCAAGATCGTCTCGGCGCCCTCCTGGTTTTCCGATTACGTCCTGTCGGTGGGCGCCGTCGACGCCAGCGGCGCCCCGCTCGACAAGAGCATGTCGGGTCCCTGGGTCGGTGTGGCCGCACCGGGAACCCACATCATGGGCCTGTCACCCCAGGGCGGCGGCCCGGTCAATGCCTACCCGCCGTCGCGGCCGGGCGAGAAGAACATGCCGTTCTGGGGAACCAGTTTCTCGGCGGCCTACGTCAGCGGCGTCGCGGCGCTGGTACGGGCGAAATTCCCGGAGCTCAGCGCCCATCAGGTGATCAACCGGATCGTGCAGTCGGCCCACAATCCGCCTGCGGGAGTTGACAATAAAGTCGGGTACGGGTTGGTAGACCCGGTCGCCGCGCTGACGTTCAACATCCCGCCGGGCGACCGGATGCCCCCGGGCGCGCAGAGCCGGGTCATCACCCCGGCCCCGCCGCCCCCGCCGCCCGACCACCGGGCACGCAACATCGCCATCGGATTCCTGGGGATCGTGGCCGCCGGTGTGCTCGTGTCCGCGATCGCAGCGCGATTACGGAGGGCTCGATGAGGCCCGACCTGACCGGGTTCACCCCCGGCAGCAACCGCCGGGTGGTCGGCGTCTGGGTCGTGTTCCTCCTCGCGCTCGTCAGCTGGCTCGTGGGTGGGTACATCGGCGCGGCTGTCGCCGTGGTGGTGGGGATAGCGCTGGTCTTCGTGCGCTGGTGGGGTCAGCCGGCGTGGTCGTGGGCCGTCTTGTGGCGGCGCGGCCGGCGCCCGATCGACTGGACCGCACCGATCACCGTGGCCAACAACCGATCGGGGGGCGGTGTCCGCGTGCAAGACGGCGTCGCCGTGGTCGCGGTGCAACTGCTCGGCCGGGGCCACCGGGCGACCATGGTGACCGGCTCGGTGACCGTCGAGACCGAAAACGTGCTCGACATCGTGGAATTGGTGCCGGTGCTGCATCAGGCCCTGGGCCTGCAGCTCCATTCGATCAGCGTCGTCACCATCGGAGCACGGCACGGCACCATCGGGGACTTTCCGCGGGTGTACGACTCGGAGATCGGAACGCCGCCCTACGCGGGCCGGCGTGAGACGTGGCTGATCATGCGGCTGGCGGTGATCGACAACGCCCAAGCCCTGTTCTGGCGCACGACGGTCGGCGCGGCGGCCATTTCGGTCGCCCAGCGCATCGCGGGGTTGTTGCGCTGCCAAGGACTGCGGGCGAAGGTGGCCACCGCCACCGATCTTGTCGAGCTCGATCGCCGGCTCGGGTGGGACGCGGTGTCGGGCAACGCGCAGAGATGGAAAGCCATACGCGGCGAAGCGGGTTGGATGACCACCTACGCCTATCCGGCCGAGGCGATCACGTCGCGCAACCTCTCGCAGGCGTGGACGCTGCGCGCCGACGAGGTCATCCAGAACGTGACGGTCTACCCGGACGGCGGATGCACCGCGACCATCACCGTGCGCACGCCCACGCCGGCACCGACCCCACCCAGCGTGATCCTGCGCCGGCTCAACGGCGAGCAGGCGGCCGCGGCGGCCGCGAACATGTGCGGCCCGCTTCCGCACCTGCGGGGCATTCGGCGCAGCCCGCTGCCGCCACACCTGGTCACCGAGATCGGGCCGTCGGGTGTGCTGATCGGCAAACTCAGCAACGGCGACCGGCTGCTGATGCCGGTCACCGACGCCGGCGAGTTGTCGCGGGTATTCGTCGCGGCGGATGACCCGATCGCCAAGCGGATCGTGATCCGCACCGCCGGTGCCGGGGAGCGGGTGTGCGTGCACACCCGCGACATGTCACGCTGGGTCAGCGTACGGATGCCGGAGATCAGCGTCGTGAGCAGCTCGCGTCCCGCACCACGGACCACCGTGAGCGTGGTCGAGTATGTTGCGCGACGGGGCAACAGCTTTGGCGCCGCCGAAAGCGGGGTTATCGAGGCCGCGATCTCGCCCACTCCGCGCCCGGCCACGGTGATCACCGTCGCGCCCGCGGAGGCCAGGCTCTCCGAGGGACAACGACACGGCTTCGAGGTGATCATCGAGCAGATCGGCCCGTCGGTGGTGAATGTCACTGCAGCAGGAGAGAATTGGCTTGTCGAGATGGACATGTTCCGTGCCGAGAACCGCTACGTCAGTCTTGAGCCGGTAAGCATGTCGGTCGGCACGTAGCGGGTCGGTAAAGCGAGTTTGAGGCACAGTGTGATGGACGCACGTAGCGGTTGCGGCGACAGCTCGAATCGGCCGAAGGCGGCCGCCCGCAACTCCGGCGACCATATCCACGGTGCTCGGAATGGGGGACGTGATGGGTGATTTACAAACTGCCCGAAGGTATTTCGACCGTGCCATGGCGATCAAGAGCAGGCAGGGCCGGGCGGCGGCATTGCCCGAGTTCGCCGCAGCCACCGACGCCGACCAGTCGATGGCCGACGCGTGGCTGGGGCGCATCGCGTGCGGTGACAACGACCTGGCCTCGCTGCGACAGCTCTACGCCACCAGCGAATGGCTGCACCGCGAGACCACGCGCATCGGCCAGACGCTGGCCGCCGAGATCCAACTGGGTCCCTACATCGGCATCACCGTCACCGACGCCTCGCAGGTCGGACTGGCGTCGGCCTCCGCGCTGACGATCGCCGGGGAGTACGCCGAGGCCGACAAGCTGCTGGCCAACCGTGACCTGCTGGACTCGTGGACCAACTATCAGTGGCACCAGTTGGCCCGGACGTTCTTGATGTACCGCACGCAGCGCTGGCCCGACGTGCTGTTGGCCGCGGCCGAGGAGCTGCCCGCGCACGCCATCGTCATGTCGGCTGTGACAGCGTCGATTTGCGCGCTGGCCGCGCACGCCGCCGCCCACCTCGGCCAGGGCCGGGTCGCCCTGGACTGGCTGGACCGCGTCGACGTGATCGGGCACACCCAGTCGTCGTCGCGCTTCGATGCAGACGTGTTGACGGCATCGATCGGTCCCGCCGACATTCCGCTCCTGGTCGCCGATCTGGCGTATGTGCGGGGGATGGTGCACCGGCAGCTGCGCGAGGAGGACAAGGCCCAGGTCTGGCTCTCCAAGGCCACCATCAACGGGGTCCTGACCGAGGCGGCCAAGGAGGCCTTGGCCGACCCGAACCTGCACCTGGTCGTGACGGACGAGGAAACCATCGAGAGCCGCACCGACCGGTGGGATGCCTCCTCGGCCAAGAGCCGCGACGAACTCGATGACGACGCCGCCGCCGATCGGCGCGCCGAGCTGCTGGCCGAGGGGCGCAAGCTGTTGGCCAAGCAGGTGGGACTGGCCGCCGTCAAAGAAGCGGTCGCGGCGCTGGAAGACCAGCTCGAAGTGCGAACGATGCGGCTCGAGCATGGCCTGCCGGTGGAGG
This window harbors:
- the mycP gene encoding type VII secretion-associated serine protease mycosin → MDSPLKRAAAVTAAVALVALSANIPAALAITPPMVDPGMVPPDGPPRPDQPMRRANSCSTPITVRNPDVAQMAPGFNLLNITKAWQYSTGNGVPVAVIDTGVSPNPRLPVVPGGDYIMGEDGLSDCDAHGTIVSSIIGAAPQGILPMPRPMPATPAFPPPAGPPPSAGAPPPPVEVPPPVAPPPPPPPVTITQVLPPPPPPPPPPPPEGGGATAASNGPADPQTEDEPAVPPLPPGAPDGVVGVAPHATIISIRQSSRAFEPVNPPPGDPYSDEKVKAGTLNSVARAVVHAANMGAKVINISVTSCLPASSPADQRALGAALWYASTAKDAVIVAAAGNDGEAGCNNNPTYDPLDPSDPRDWHQVKIVSAPSWFSDYVLSVGAVDASGAPLDKSMSGPWVGVAAPGTHIMGLSPQGGGPVNAYPPSRPGEKNMPFWGTSFSAAYVSGVAALVRAKFPELSAHQVINRIVQSAHNPPAGVDNKVGYGLVDPVAALTFNIPPGDRMPPGAQSRVITPAPPPPPPDHRARNIAIGFLGIVAAGVLVSAIAARLRRAR
- the eccE gene encoding type VII secretion protein EccE; this translates as MRPDLTGFTPGSNRRVVGVWVVFLLALVSWLVGGYIGAAVAVVVGIALVFVRWWGQPAWSWAVLWRRGRRPIDWTAPITVANNRSGGGVRVQDGVAVVAVQLLGRGHRATMVTGSVTVETENVLDIVELVPVLHQALGLQLHSISVVTIGARHGTIGDFPRVYDSEIGTPPYAGRRETWLIMRLAVIDNAQALFWRTTVGAAAISVAQRIAGLLRCQGLRAKVATATDLVELDRRLGWDAVSGNAQRWKAIRGEAGWMTTYAYPAEAITSRNLSQAWTLRADEVIQNVTVYPDGGCTATITVRTPTPAPTPPSVILRRLNGEQAAAAAANMCGPLPHLRGIRRSPLPPHLVTEIGPSGVLIGKLSNGDRLLMPVTDAGELSRVFVAADDPIAKRIVIRTAGAGERVCVHTRDMSRWVSVRMPEISVVSSSRPAPRTTVSVVEYVARRGNSFGAAESGVIEAAISPTPRPATVITVAPAEARLSEGQRHGFEVIIEQIGPSVVNVTAAGENWLVEMDMFRAENRYVSLEPVSMSVGT
- the eccA2 gene encoding type VII secretion system ESX-2 AAA family ATPase EccA2, producing the protein MGDVMGDLQTARRYFDRAMAIKSRQGRAAALPEFAAATDADQSMADAWLGRIACGDNDLASLRQLYATSEWLHRETTRIGQTLAAEIQLGPYIGITVTDASQVGLASASALTIAGEYAEADKLLANRDLLDSWTNYQWHQLARTFLMYRTQRWPDVLLAAAEELPAHAIVMSAVTASICALAAHAAAHLGQGRVALDWLDRVDVIGHTQSSSRFDADVLTASIGPADIPLLVADLAYVRGMVHRQLREEDKAQVWLSKATINGVLTEAAKEALADPNLHLVVTDEETIESRTDRWDASSAKSRDELDDDAAADRRAELLAEGRKLLAKQVGLAAVKEAVAALEDQLEVRTMRLEHGLPVEGQTNHMLLVGPPGTGKTTTAEALGKIYAGMGIVRHPEIREVRRSDFCGHFIGESGPKTNELIEKSLGRIIFMDEFYSLIERHQDGTPDMIGMEAVNQLLVALEAHRFDFCFIGAGYEDQVDAFLTVNPGLAGRFNRKLRFESYSPAEIVEIAHRYATPRASLLDDGARATFLDAATTIRNYTTPGGRHGIDAMQNGRFARNVVERAEGFRDTRVVAQKRAGQPVTVEDLQIITAADLEAAVRSVCSDNRDMAAIVW